The nucleotide sequence CGGACCGCCAAGCGGGGGTTCTGCCAGACCCTTATGGGGTCTGGATGTCAGAGATCATGTTGCAGCAGACAACGGTTGCCGCTGTGCGTGACTATCACCGCAAATTCATGGGGCTTTGGCCGACGGTCCGTGATCTGGCGGCGGCTGAGGATGCCGATGTCATGGCCGCTTGGGCCGGGCTGGGCTATTACGCCCGTGCGCGCAATCTGCTGAAATGCGCGCGCGCCGTTGTGGCGGATTGGGATGGCATATTCCCCGATAGCTATGACGAGTTGCTGAAGTTGCCGGGCATTGGCCCTTACACCGCAGCGGCGGTGGCGGCGATTGCGTTTGATCGGCCAGAAACGGTGGTCGACGGCAATGTTGAACGTGTCATGGCGCGTTTGCATGACATTCACGCGCCATTGCCGGGATCGAAGGCTGAACTGACAGCCAAGGCCAAAGAGCTGACCCCGCAGAACCGCCCCGGCGACTATGCACAAGCGGTGATGGACCTTGGGGCGACGATCTGCACCCCGCGCAGTCCAGCTTGCGGGATTTGTCCTTGGCGTGATCCTTGTGCGGCGCGGGTGGCGGGGACGGCGGCGGAATTGCCCAAGAAGACCCCGAAAAAGAAAACGCCCACGCGGTTTGGAATCGTCTATGTGGCGCGCAGGACGGATGGCGCTTGGTTATTGGAAACTCGGCCTGAGAAAGGGTTGCTTGGCGGCATGCTCGGTTGGCCCGGATCAGACTGGGGGGATGAGCCCGAGGAGGCACCACCATTCGAGGCTGATTGGCAGCTGCTTCAAGAAGAGGCGCGCCATACCTTTACCCATTTTCATTTGCGGCTGAACATCATGATCGCCCACGCCGATTTGGACACACAGCCCCTGCGTGGACAGTTCCTGACGCCCGATGCTTTCAGCCCGACGGCGTTGCCGACCGCGATGCGTAAAGTGTTTGATCTGGCCCATATGACGTTACGCCACATTTGAGAAATGAAGCTAGCAGTCGTACACTGTCGTCCTAGCGTTGCGGAGGCGAGATGACGTCAATTCCTCAGACACCCAAGATCGCAAAGATCACAACCGCGTTGCCGTTTTGGCTCTCGCTCGGACTGGTCCCTGTGGCCATCTTTGCTGCGACGTATGGGGGCTGGGCGATTGCGCTATTGCCCCTTTCAACGTGGTTTCTGTTCACTGGGTTGGATTATGTTGTCGGGAAAAACAATGAAAACCCCGATCTGGAAACGCCCGAGGATCAGTTGGGTTGGTATCGGCTGATCACCCTGCTTTGGACGCCGATACAATTGATCACCATTTTTGGGATCATGATCTATGTGATTGGGTCTGATCACCTGACGCGTGTTGAAGAGTGGCTTCTCTTTGCCGCCCTTGGGATTCTGTCCGGCACAATCGGTATCG is from Yoonia sp. GPGPB17 and encodes:
- the mutY gene encoding A/G-specific adenine glycosylase, yielding MRDLSSELLAWYDVHAREMPWRISPADRQAGVLPDPYGVWMSEIMLQQTTVAAVRDYHRKFMGLWPTVRDLAAAEDADVMAAWAGLGYYARARNLLKCARAVVADWDGIFPDSYDELLKLPGIGPYTAAAVAAIAFDRPETVVDGNVERVMARLHDIHAPLPGSKAELTAKAKELTPQNRPGDYAQAVMDLGATICTPRSPACGICPWRDPCAARVAGTAAELPKKTPKKKTPTRFGIVYVARRTDGAWLLETRPEKGLLGGMLGWPGSDWGDEPEEAPPFEADWQLLQEEARHTFTHFHLRLNIMIAHADLDTQPLRGQFLTPDAFSPTALPTAMRKVFDLAHMTLRHI